One genomic segment of Hemiscyllium ocellatum isolate sHemOce1 chromosome 49, sHemOce1.pat.X.cur, whole genome shotgun sequence includes these proteins:
- the LOC132837357 gene encoding zinc finger protein 664-like, with protein sequence MAVPPKGDRLRLIRQEEKEIVMEGPAPISSRGGRLNDQDGRRPRHQCGICGKGFLHPSSVRTHQRVHTGERPFLCASCGKAFKHLSEVTVHERVHTGERPFACGICGKAFVNSSNLLTHRRVHTGERPYKCTVCGKDFTQSGELKKHGRVHTGERPYKCTVCGKGFTRSPHVKRHQRVHTRHLGTVTL encoded by the exons ATGGCAG TCCCACCGAAGGGAGACAGGTTAAGGCTGATCCGACAGGAGGAGAAGGAGATTGTCATGGAGGGGCCTGCCCCCATTTCCTCCAGAGGAGGAAGACTGAACGACCAGGACGGACGGCGCCCCCGGCACCAGTGCGGcatctgcggcaagggcttcctgCACCCGTCGTCAGTGAGGACCCACCAGCGGGTGCACACGGGCGAGAGGCCGTTCCTCTGTGCATCCTGCGGCAAGGCCTTCAAGCACCTCTCTGAGGTAACTGTCCATGAGAGGGTCCACACGGGTGAGAGGCCATTTGCCTGCGGCATCTGTGGCAAGGCCTTCGTCaactcctccaacctgctgacccaccggcgggtccacaccggcgagcggccctACAAGTGCACCGTCTGCGGCAAGGACTTCACACAGTCTGGCGAGCTCAAGAAGCATGGACGTGTCcacaccggcgagcggccctACAAGTGCACCGTCTGCGGCAAAGGCTTCACCCGCTCGCCCCACGTCAAGCGGCACCAAAGAGTCCACACCCGGCACCTGGGCACCGTGACCCTCTGA
- the LOC132837352 gene encoding histone H1-like isoform X2, producing the protein MSDSAAAETAPPASAPTKAKAPKKKAASPRKRPAGPKLGEQILRIVEQSKDRKGMSLVSIKKALEKSGVEVDKRNSQIKMCIRRALAKGSLVQVKGQGASGSFKLAQTRGKAEGAKKVRRAASGKKVVGKKTPAKKATVKKSPAKKPTAKKATAKRPGAGKAAPPKKKRVIKAAPKKKASVKKDL; encoded by the exons ATGAGCGACAGTGCAGCCGCCGAAACGGCTCCTCCAGCCTCCGCTCCCACCAAAGCCAAGGCTCCCAAGAAAAAGGCGGCGTCTCCCAGGAAAAGACCAGCCGGTCCCAAGTTGGGCGAGCAGATTCTGAGGATTGTCGAGCAGTCCAAGGATCGCAAGGGGATGTCCCTTGTCAGTATAAAGAAAGCGTTGGAGAAAAGCGGGGTCGAGGTGGACAAGCGCAACTCCCAGATCAAGATGTGTATCAGGAGGGCCCTGGCGAAAGGCTCCCTGGTTCAGGTCAAGGGCCAGGGCGCCTCCGGCTCCTTCAAACTCGCTCAGACTCGAGGCAAGGCAGAAGGGGCCAAGAAGGTGAGAAGAGCAGCAAGCGGCAAGAAAGTGGTCGGGAAGAAAACACCAGCCAAGAAGGCTACAGTGAAAAAATCCCCAGCCAAGAAACCAACAGCTAAGAAAGCGACAGCTAAGAGACCAGGCGCCGGGAAGGCAGCCCCGCCAAAGAAAAAGCGAGTGATCAAAGCAGCGCCGAAGAAAAAGGCTTCCGTGAAGAAG gatTTGTGA
- the LOC132837352 gene encoding histone H1-like isoform X1: protein MSDSAAAETAPPASAPTKAKAPKKKAASPRKRPAGPKLGEQILRIVEQSKDRKGMSLVSIKKALEKSGVEVDKRNSQIKMCIRRALAKGSLVQVKGQGASGSFKLAQTRGKAEGAKKVRRAASGKKVVGKKTPAKKATVKKSPAKKPTAKKATAKRPGAGKAAPPKKKRVIKAAPKKKASVKKVKKAKSPKSPKPLSKSVKAKTQAKVPKKAAKK, encoded by the coding sequence ATGAGCGACAGTGCAGCCGCCGAAACGGCTCCTCCAGCCTCCGCTCCCACCAAAGCCAAGGCTCCCAAGAAAAAGGCGGCGTCTCCCAGGAAAAGACCAGCCGGTCCCAAGTTGGGCGAGCAGATTCTGAGGATTGTCGAGCAGTCCAAGGATCGCAAGGGGATGTCCCTTGTCAGTATAAAGAAAGCGTTGGAGAAAAGCGGGGTCGAGGTGGACAAGCGCAACTCCCAGATCAAGATGTGTATCAGGAGGGCCCTGGCGAAAGGCTCCCTGGTTCAGGTCAAGGGCCAGGGCGCCTCCGGCTCCTTCAAACTCGCTCAGACTCGAGGCAAGGCAGAAGGGGCCAAGAAGGTGAGAAGAGCAGCAAGCGGCAAGAAAGTGGTCGGGAAGAAAACACCAGCCAAGAAGGCTACAGTGAAAAAATCCCCAGCCAAGAAACCAACAGCTAAGAAAGCGACAGCTAAGAGACCAGGCGCCGGGAAGGCAGCCCCGCCAAAGAAAAAGCGAGTGATCAAAGCAGCGCCGAAGAAAAAGGCTTCCGTGAAGAAGGTGAAAAAGGCCAAGAGCCCCAAGTCCCCCAAACCCCTCAGCAAATCGGTTAAAGCCAAGACCCAGGCCAAAGTGCCCAAGAAAGCAGCAAAGAAATGA